One part of the Tunicatimonas pelagia genome encodes these proteins:
- a CDS encoding MerC domain-containing protein, with amino-acid sequence MKNKQADLLGIASAVLCIIHCLLVPFFILYGLVSESVIDRWEYLDWGFVLLSGLAVYLATRHENDRHEDEQPENRRQLPRQMWAVWLVFTITLLLHDVWAPALYISVLSSVGLVWLHFQHFRKKHITAVAK; translated from the coding sequence ATGAAAAATAAACAAGCCGACCTTCTAGGAATAGCCAGTGCAGTGCTCTGCATTATTCACTGCCTACTCGTTCCTTTCTTCATTTTGTACGGATTAGTATCTGAGTCCGTCATTGACCGCTGGGAGTACCTTGATTGGGGGTTCGTTCTACTAAGTGGCCTCGCTGTCTACCTAGCTACTCGTCATGAAAATGATCGTCATGAAGATGAGCAGCCTGAAAATAGACGGCAACTACCTCGACAGATGTGGGCAGTCTGGCTGGTGTTTACTATTACCTTATTACTGCATGATGTTTGGGCACCGGCTCTGTATATCTCAGTGCTCAGCTCAGTAGGCTTGGTTTGGCTACACTTTCAACACTTCCGCAAAAAGCACATTACTGCTGTCGCTAAATAA
- a CDS encoding T9SS type A sorting domain-containing protein yields the protein MSRSTLFYLVLIIISGLLSTTVYGQNIDPLFNPFIRTHAAANGMVVQSDGKVLVGGDIESVGYEKVPTIVRLTENGQLDKSYQIPYENWQTYGMSLDSKDRLYLIKESQGWRRDLTRLLANGTVDNQFLVDESIDHVNHITTQKDKCILVISHWDGNAAIERVLRLDENGNIDSSFKEYQMKDAFLKAAVQPDNKILIYGTNYQDNHPIMVRLHEDGKVDEAFQFSGELRGDYPSIANILAQKDGKYLVYGYFNFYSDIPVPGLVRLNKDGSFDNSFILPGPTANAFRGTLRSIQQLSSGKYAALGQNYSGEKGSFYRIIWLNEDGSLDNTLETYELFAAFNQYHWNLEMDYHQGQLFVSGGFSSVNNIAVKGTIAINEQGQLNTNFLPDLGGKPSVNDAVLTDDGSLIISGNFSEIDGVSTNSIAKLSSDGKVDEAFSSNISIGPKVRINTIALQPDGKVLVGGSFKLSNGHELSGIMRLKSNGKLDQSFSSEINNSGGGTTNIHLFEDGSMLVAGHSNYFTNTAYRNLIKLDSTGAVDYSFVPEVEDGVNISEMLVTEEGILIGGDRWAEVGSTGQYTNVGYINKLDFTGRADSTFSKEATVGYKTTALALTIDNNILAGGMSAGGYGSHDITPIIQMKPNGELIDRFSVGVGSYEIPFFSSIVATSDSTYILTGSYDRINRVARKGLSMFDLKGRVYNDFRFDLDGTSQGILFEDEGRSQAIVYGSFLAINDLSGFSGIARLNLKAPRAPSGLQVSIDESQGIVLQWQDSSDYEMGYRIYRSSENANGYELIDSVGADVTIYVDQNIDPATNYSYRVVSIGDGIVSGNSNAVQVSTSSLSIPKKPEGLNATWSNSSLYLNWNSPVDKVMGHYIERAKGDKFTIIDTVNVGYNYYYDTLANREKAYEYRIKAYNIVGESEYSTRIEYVPALVTSITEEVNFIEKVYPNPSSGVFTLEVDVESISLSTIQVYNTHGALYRDVPYIVGDKEVTVDISSYKTGVYFLVIKNQEGLTPRLFRLLKL from the coding sequence ATGAGTCGCTCTACGCTGTTTTATCTGGTACTAATAATTATATCTGGCCTTCTTTCCACTACCGTATATGGCCAAAATATTGACCCATTGTTCAACCCATTTATTCGTACTCATGCAGCTGCTAACGGAATGGTAGTACAATCTGACGGAAAGGTATTGGTTGGTGGAGATATTGAAAGCGTAGGTTATGAGAAAGTGCCTACTATTGTAAGGTTGACTGAGAATGGGCAACTTGATAAAAGCTATCAGATACCATACGAAAATTGGCAGACATACGGCATGTCTTTAGATAGTAAAGACCGACTATATTTAATAAAAGAAAGCCAGGGCTGGCGAAGGGATTTAACCCGATTACTTGCTAATGGTACGGTCGATAATCAATTTTTAGTAGACGAGAGCATCGACCACGTTAACCACATCACTACTCAGAAGGACAAATGCATCCTAGTAATTTCTCACTGGGATGGCAATGCGGCTATAGAGCGTGTTCTAAGATTAGATGAAAATGGAAATATTGATAGCAGTTTTAAAGAGTATCAGATGAAAGATGCTTTTTTAAAAGCTGCCGTTCAACCCGATAATAAAATATTGATTTACGGTACAAACTATCAAGACAATCATCCGATTATGGTTAGACTTCATGAGGACGGTAAAGTAGATGAAGCTTTTCAGTTTAGCGGTGAGCTAAGGGGAGATTACCCTAGTATAGCTAACATTCTTGCCCAGAAGGATGGTAAATATTTGGTCTACGGCTATTTTAATTTCTACAGCGATATTCCTGTACCAGGACTAGTAAGGCTTAATAAAGACGGCTCTTTTGATAACAGCTTTATACTGCCTGGGCCAACTGCCAATGCCTTTAGAGGAACACTCAGATCAATTCAGCAATTATCATCGGGAAAATATGCAGCACTAGGACAAAACTACAGTGGCGAAAAGGGTAGCTTTTACCGAATAATCTGGTTAAACGAAGACGGTTCGCTAGATAATACCCTCGAGACATATGAACTATTTGCAGCTTTTAATCAGTACCACTGGAATCTGGAAATGGATTATCACCAAGGGCAGTTGTTTGTAAGTGGTGGATTCAGTAGCGTGAATAATATAGCGGTAAAAGGGACTATTGCTATTAATGAACAGGGGCAACTAAATACTAACTTTCTTCCAGATTTAGGAGGAAAACCTTCCGTAAACGATGCAGTACTAACGGATGATGGTAGCCTGATAATATCGGGTAACTTCAGTGAAATTGACGGTGTTTCAACGAATAGCATCGCAAAATTATCTTCAGACGGTAAAGTTGATGAGGCATTTAGTAGTAATATTAGTATCGGACCTAAGGTGAGGATAAATACAATCGCTCTGCAGCCTGATGGGAAAGTGTTGGTAGGTGGCAGCTTTAAATTGTCTAATGGACATGAGTTGTCGGGGATTATGCGGTTGAAAAGTAACGGAAAGTTAGACCAGAGCTTCTCGAGCGAGATTAATAACTCGGGTGGAGGGACTACCAATATACATTTATTTGAAGATGGTAGTATGTTGGTAGCAGGGCACAGTAACTATTTCACTAACACGGCCTATCGAAATTTAATTAAGTTAGATAGTACGGGGGCAGTTGATTATTCGTTCGTACCCGAAGTTGAAGATGGAGTAAATATAAGTGAAATGCTGGTTACTGAGGAAGGTATTCTAATTGGTGGGGATAGATGGGCTGAAGTAGGCAGTACGGGACAATATACCAATGTAGGATATATAAATAAACTAGACTTTACCGGGAGAGCCGATTCCACTTTCTCTAAGGAAGCAACAGTCGGCTACAAAACAACGGCTCTGGCCCTTACGATAGACAATAATATATTAGCAGGAGGAATGAGTGCTGGTGGGTACGGAAGCCACGATATAACACCTATCATCCAAATGAAACCAAACGGTGAACTTATTGATCGGTTCTCGGTAGGCGTAGGTAGTTACGAAATTCCTTTTTTTTCCTCAATCGTTGCCACCTCTGACTCAACGTATATACTAACCGGTAGCTATGATCGCATAAATCGGGTTGCTCGCAAAGGCTTATCCATGTTTGATTTAAAGGGAAGAGTATACAACGATTTCCGTTTTGATCTGGACGGTACATCGCAGGGTATACTATTTGAAGATGAAGGCCGAAGTCAGGCAATCGTTTACGGAAGTTTTTTAGCCATTAATGACTTATCAGGTTTTTCGGGTATTGCTCGTCTGAACCTCAAAGCCCCTCGGGCTCCTTCGGGTCTACAGGTTTCTATTGACGAAAGTCAGGGAATTGTGCTGCAATGGCAAGATAGCTCAGACTATGAAATGGGCTACAGAATATATCGAAGCAGTGAAAATGCCAACGGCTACGAACTTATTGATAGTGTAGGGGCGGATGTTACCATCTACGTAGATCAGAACATTGATCCAGCCACTAACTATAGCTACCGAGTAGTTAGTATCGGAGATGGTATCGTTTCGGGTAATTCAAATGCAGTTCAGGTTAGCACTTCTTCTTTAAGTATACCTAAGAAGCCAGAAGGACTCAATGCTACCTGGAGTAACAGTAGTTTATATCTCAACTGGAATAGTCCGGTAGATAAAGTGATGGGGCATTACATAGAAAGGGCAAAGGGAGATAAATTCACGATAATAGATACGGTCAATGTGGGATATAATTATTATTACGATACGCTAGCAAATCGGGAAAAAGCGTATGAGTATCGCATTAAGGCATATAACATCGTCGGCGAGTCGGAGTACTCAACCAGAATAGAATACGTTCCTGCGCTTGTAACTTCAATTACCGAAGAAGTAAATTTTATTGAGAAGGTATACCCCAACCCTAGTTCGGGAGTATTTACGCTGGAGGTTGATGTCGAATCAATCAGCCTAAGTACAATACAAGTATACAATACACACGGAGCTTTGTATCGTGATGTACCCTACATTGTAGGTGATAAAGAAGTGACGGTAGACATTTCTTCGTACAAAACAGGGGTCTACTTTTTAGTGATAAAAAATCAGGAAGGTCTTACCCCTCGTCTATTTCGCTTGCTAAAACTTTAG
- a CDS encoding SLC13 family permease: MADSRFAALRFLQKKWPLIQKVSFFLAVTLLALFLTQLLRSEAMSTSAVNALFLLLFAAGLWISEAIPPFAVSILVIGYSMYFLDSIDLTVVSEDWERYVSTWSSPIIWILIGGFFLAMGAQVTAFDRKFSSFVLRYFGNKPYNILLGCMLVTAVLSMFMSNTATTAMMVAILTPIIQQVDRKDPLVKAVFLGVAAAATVGGMGTVIGSPPNAIALGIIQSQGLSFGFSQWMLVGVPVAFISVLAIWLVLKNHYKTQYDHLELQVSAATPGISQRTQNRYRIIVVATFTLTVGLWLTSTLHSIPVAVVSFLPIVSFTVTGVVRAEDLRLLPWDTLILVAGGLTLGMAISDTGLATHIVSGIPIFNNLVVMLLIMGWLTTFLSNIMSNTAAASILIPVGSSFLPDHTLLVSVVIGLSASTALFLPISTPPNAIAFSTGYLKQSDFRLLGILVGLGGPLLVALVVLLLY; this comes from the coding sequence ATGGCTGATTCTAGATTTGCCGCCTTGCGCTTCCTACAGAAAAAGTGGCCACTCATCCAAAAAGTGTCATTTTTTTTAGCAGTAACGCTACTAGCCCTTTTTTTAACCCAACTATTACGGTCGGAGGCGATGTCTACCTCCGCCGTAAACGCGCTATTTTTACTACTATTTGCCGCCGGTCTGTGGATCAGTGAGGCGATCCCTCCTTTTGCAGTGAGTATTTTAGTGATTGGTTACTCCATGTACTTCCTGGATAGTATTGACCTTACCGTAGTTTCCGAAGATTGGGAAAGGTACGTAAGCACTTGGTCTAGTCCCATTATCTGGATTCTGATTGGTGGCTTTTTTCTGGCAATGGGCGCGCAGGTAACCGCTTTTGATCGGAAATTTTCTAGCTTCGTCTTACGCTACTTCGGCAACAAACCGTACAATATTTTGCTAGGTTGTATGTTAGTTACCGCGGTTCTTAGCATGTTTATGTCTAATACGGCTACCACCGCCATGATGGTCGCTATCCTTACCCCAATTATTCAGCAGGTAGATCGGAAAGATCCGTTGGTAAAAGCCGTTTTTCTGGGGGTAGCAGCCGCAGCGACAGTAGGCGGTATGGGTACGGTGATCGGTAGCCCTCCCAACGCCATTGCCCTCGGTATTATTCAGAGTCAGGGACTATCGTTTGGGTTCTCTCAATGGATGCTGGTGGGCGTACCTGTTGCCTTTATCTCAGTATTAGCCATTTGGCTGGTTTTAAAGAATCATTACAAAACTCAGTACGACCACTTAGAACTCCAAGTTAGTGCGGCAACTCCGGGTATTTCTCAGCGAACCCAGAATCGCTACCGGATTATTGTTGTCGCTACATTTACCCTAACGGTAGGGTTGTGGTTAACTTCCACATTACACAGTATTCCGGTCGCTGTTGTTTCATTTCTGCCTATTGTATCTTTTACTGTAACTGGAGTAGTTAGAGCCGAGGATCTTCGTCTGCTTCCTTGGGATACCCTTATTTTGGTGGCGGGCGGCTTGACTTTAGGCATGGCTATTAGCGATACTGGCCTAGCAACTCATATCGTTAGCGGCATTCCTATATTTAATAATCTAGTGGTAATGCTGTTGATTATGGGGTGGCTAACCACCTTTTTATCCAACATTATGAGCAACACGGCTGCCGCCAGTATTTTGATTCCGGTAGGCTCGTCTTTTCTTCCCGATCATACGTTACTCGTATCGGTGGTTATTGGGCTATCAGCCTCCACCGCACTCTTTCTCCCTATTTCAACCCCACCCAATGCTATTGCGTTTTCTACCGGCTACCTGAAACAGTCTGATTTTCGGTTGTTAGGTATACTAGTCGGTTTAGGCGGCCCACTACTGGTTGCGCTAGTTGTACTGTTGCTTTATTGA
- a CDS encoding universal stress protein, with protein MSKIKKILIPVDFTEISENALKYLNGLIDNDDTTEIVLLHVTEAKLSEEKQKEAEAAFHQLAKRVLSSLTASYSFQQKSGELVPAILAAQAETGADLILIGTKGSEMVEEQATSNTANLVLEANVPVLVVPEEASFAMNNIALALDKNEIDDFFLLSPLHAIARKFDAAVHVLTIQTDKNQVASHGENAGLLEYYLETLDHHCAFPQNTDIELGISDYVAENNIDLLVMLPRVHATTGVPSEGRLIKLLTLRTKVPLLSLD; from the coding sequence ATGAGCAAGATTAAAAAAATTCTGATACCCGTAGACTTCACCGAAATCTCTGAAAACGCGCTAAAATACCTTAATGGCCTAATTGATAATGACGATACTACTGAGATAGTATTACTGCACGTTACTGAAGCTAAACTGAGCGAAGAAAAGCAGAAAGAAGCAGAGGCAGCTTTTCATCAGTTGGCTAAGCGCGTATTGTCTTCTTTGACGGCTTCTTACTCTTTTCAGCAAAAATCAGGTGAGTTGGTACCCGCTATTCTGGCTGCTCAGGCTGAAACCGGTGCGGACCTAATTTTAATCGGAACCAAAGGTTCGGAAATGGTGGAAGAGCAAGCAACATCCAATACGGCTAATTTGGTGCTGGAAGCGAACGTACCTGTATTGGTTGTTCCTGAAGAGGCCTCATTTGCTATGAATAACATTGCGCTGGCACTAGATAAAAACGAAATTGATGATTTCTTTTTGCTTAGCCCTCTGCACGCTATTGCGCGAAAGTTTGACGCAGCAGTTCACGTGCTTACTATTCAAACTGATAAAAATCAGGTTGCTTCTCACGGTGAAAATGCGGGTCTGCTAGAGTATTATTTAGAGACGCTAGATCATCACTGCGCTTTTCCGCAAAATACTGATATTGAACTAGGTATCTCGGATTATGTCGCTGAGAATAATATTGACTTACTAGTAATGCTACCTCGGGTACACGCTACAACAGGAGTTCCCTCCGAAGGCCGTCTTATAAAACTACTTACGTTACGCACAAAAGTGCCTTTGCTCAGTTTGGATTAA
- a CDS encoding L-lactate permease, with protein sequence MSLTIQAFLAVLPILVAAVLLVMWRWPAQKTMPLVLVSTAIIAFFGWEMSVLDIVASTIQGLVITFDILYIIFGAILLLNTLKYSGAITVIRNGFLNISSDRRVQVVIIVWLFGAFIEGAAGFGTPAAITAPLLLALGFPALGAVMLGMMVQSTPVTFGAVGTPILVGVTGGLAGPQVEAQLADLGITLPEYIQLVTVRAAILHALVGTVMPLFMCTMMTRYFGKNKSWKEGLAIFPFALFGGLAFTVPYLLTGIFLGPEFPSLLGALIGLAIVTSAARAGFLVPKQAWDFPPEADWPKHWMGKLKIRVEDLKEGKMSLAKAWLPYLLVAALLVLSRLPQLPIKGWLTSVKIPWNEILGSSISASSTPLYLPGTILIVVVLITYFLHQMHGGALRAAFAESAQLILGAGFVLIFTIPMVRVYINSGINESEMMSMPIAMAEWVAQNVGEVWPLFAPSIGALGAFIAGSNTVSNLMFSLFQFGVATSLALPSTLIVALQAVGAAAGNMIAIHNVVAASATVGLLGQEGNVLRKTIFPTVYYVALVGLLGWLVVQF encoded by the coding sequence ATGTCTTTAACCATCCAAGCCTTCTTGGCAGTGCTCCCCATTTTAGTGGCGGCAGTGCTGCTTGTCATGTGGCGTTGGCCCGCCCAGAAAACCATGCCATTGGTGCTAGTCTCAACGGCGATTATTGCCTTTTTTGGGTGGGAGATGTCAGTACTCGATATAGTCGCCTCTACCATTCAAGGGTTGGTTATAACCTTCGATATTCTCTACATTATTTTCGGGGCTATTTTACTGCTCAACACCTTAAAATATTCAGGGGCAATCACCGTGATTCGGAACGGTTTTCTGAATATTAGTTCTGACCGCCGGGTGCAAGTGGTGATAATTGTCTGGCTATTTGGGGCATTTATTGAGGGGGCAGCCGGGTTTGGTACTCCCGCAGCCATTACCGCTCCTCTGTTGCTGGCACTGGGTTTTCCGGCACTGGGAGCAGTAATGCTGGGCATGATGGTACAAAGTACTCCGGTAACGTTTGGGGCGGTAGGAACACCCATCCTAGTCGGGGTAACGGGCGGATTAGCTGGGCCGCAAGTAGAAGCGCAGTTGGCTGATTTGGGTATTACATTGCCGGAGTATATTCAGTTAGTTACGGTGCGGGCGGCTATACTCCACGCATTAGTGGGTACGGTAATGCCATTGTTTATGTGTACTATGATGACTCGGTACTTTGGCAAGAATAAGTCTTGGAAAGAAGGGCTTGCAATTTTTCCTTTTGCACTGTTTGGCGGCTTGGCGTTTACAGTGCCTTATCTGCTTACCGGAATATTTTTGGGCCCCGAGTTCCCTTCACTACTAGGGGCTCTGATTGGGCTAGCAATTGTCACTTCAGCGGCTCGCGCTGGATTTCTAGTCCCAAAGCAAGCTTGGGATTTTCCGCCTGAAGCCGACTGGCCAAAACACTGGATGGGCAAATTAAAAATACGGGTGGAGGATCTGAAAGAGGGAAAAATGAGTTTAGCCAAAGCTTGGTTACCCTACTTGTTGGTTGCTGCTCTATTAGTATTATCTCGTTTGCCTCAGCTTCCGATTAAAGGATGGTTAACCTCAGTTAAAATTCCGTGGAACGAAATTCTGGGTAGCAGTATCAGTGCGAGCAGCACTCCGTTGTATCTGCCAGGCACCATTTTAATTGTGGTCGTACTAATTACGTACTTCTTGCACCAAATGCACGGAGGCGCACTTCGAGCCGCTTTTGCGGAGTCAGCTCAGCTCATTCTAGGAGCGGGTTTTGTTTTGATTTTCACTATCCCGATGGTGCGGGTGTATATTAATAGCGGAATTAATGAGTCAGAAATGATGAGCATGCCCATTGCTATGGCCGAATGGGTAGCTCAAAATGTAGGTGAGGTCTGGCCACTGTTTGCTCCCTCAATCGGGGCACTAGGAGCTTTCATTGCCGGGAGTAATACGGTGAGTAACCTAATGTTTAGCTTATTTCAATTCGGAGTAGCCACCAGTCTAGCACTGCCATCGACCCTGATTGTAGCTTTACAAGCCGTAGGGGCAGCTGCCGGTAACATGATTGCTATCCATAATGTGGTAGCAGCTTCCGCTACGGTCGGACTGCTAGGTCAGGAAGGTAATGTGTTGCGGAAAACAATTTTTCCCACGGTATACTACGTAGCCTTAGTTGGATTACTGGGTTGGCTAGTCGTACAATTTTAA
- a CDS encoding pyridoxal-phosphate-dependent aminotransferase family protein: MHNYPELNTSQRILMGPGPSDAHPRVLKAMSTPLIGHLDPEFLTVMDEIKTMTQATFQTQNSLTFTVSAPGSAGMETCLVNLLEPGDEALICVHGVFGNRMSDIVERCGAKLIRVDAPWGQPIDPQQVRDALKTCQPKLVAIVHAETSTGVLQPLEEISQMTHAAGALFVVDAVTSYCGTQLKVDDWGIDAIYSGSQKCLSAPPGLSPVSFSDRAVAALDRRKTKVQSWFLDLTMVKNYWQGAKRAYHHTAPVSAMFALREAYRLVLEEGLEQRFERHHRNHLLLRNGLEELGFTFLVDEPYRLPMLNAVKLPEGVDGVSTRKRLLDDYNIEVGGGLGDFAGKIWRIGLMGNSSTPNHVNMLLGALKEIMR; encoded by the coding sequence ATGCATAACTATCCTGAACTAAATACCAGTCAAAGAATTTTAATGGGGCCTGGGCCTAGTGATGCCCACCCTCGCGTACTTAAAGCCATGTCTACTCCTTTAATTGGTCACCTCGATCCGGAGTTTTTGACCGTTATGGATGAGATCAAAACCATGACGCAGGCTACCTTTCAGACACAAAATAGCCTCACCTTTACGGTTTCCGCTCCGGGAAGTGCGGGTATGGAGACGTGTTTGGTGAACCTGCTGGAACCGGGCGACGAGGCACTAATTTGCGTTCACGGCGTCTTTGGTAACCGGATGTCTGATATTGTTGAGCGTTGCGGAGCTAAACTCATTCGGGTAGATGCTCCCTGGGGGCAACCGATTGATCCGCAGCAAGTACGCGATGCACTAAAAACCTGTCAGCCTAAGTTGGTAGCCATCGTTCATGCTGAAACTTCTACCGGAGTACTTCAGCCCTTAGAAGAAATTAGTCAGATGACCCACGCCGCTGGGGCACTGTTTGTGGTGGATGCTGTAACCTCCTACTGCGGCACCCAACTGAAAGTAGACGACTGGGGCATTGATGCCATTTATTCGGGTTCCCAGAAGTGCCTAAGTGCGCCTCCCGGCCTCTCTCCCGTTTCCTTTAGCGACCGGGCAGTGGCAGCACTAGACCGGCGTAAGACTAAGGTGCAAAGCTGGTTTTTGGATTTAACGATGGTGAAGAACTACTGGCAGGGTGCTAAGCGGGCATACCATCATACCGCTCCAGTTTCAGCTATGTTCGCTCTGCGGGAAGCTTACCGACTGGTGTTGGAAGAAGGTTTAGAACAACGCTTTGAGCGTCACCACCGTAATCATCTGCTACTTCGAAACGGCTTGGAAGAGCTAGGCTTCACTTTTCTGGTAGACGAACCTTACCGTCTGCCAATGCTTAATGCCGTGAAGCTGCCCGAAGGGGTAGATGGTGTATCAACCCGCAAACGCTTGCTCGATGACTATAATATCGAAGTGGGCGGCGGCTTAGGCGATTTTGCTGGAAAGATTTGGCGCATTGGCCTGATGGGTAATAGCTCTACACCTAATCACGTCAATATGCTGCTAGGTGCCCTCAAAGAAATTATGCGATGA